Within Citrus sinensis cultivar Valencia sweet orange chromosome 1, DVS_A1.0, whole genome shotgun sequence, the genomic segment GCTACACTTCTAATGATTTCCTTCCCTGAGGAACTTTTACAAATTATCCACGAATGTCTGTGACATTTTTGCAATTGGTTGGTTAAATTTTCTGGAGTAATGTCTGAGCTTGCATTGCAAATATGAAATGATTCATGCCATATTTCATTAATGATACCATAGAGTTTGTAGTGCATATGCCACCATACCTTCTGCCTATAGAAGCAAAACATATTATCTGTTGTATTACTGCTAACATACTTTCTGCCAAGCAGGGAACACAATATGTTTGTACAAATTTCTGGACATTTGTTTGCACCAACTGCAGTGGAATACAGTGAgtgtggatttttttttttttaatttttcaaacataagttttcttcaaattttcctGATTCTGCTGCCTGTTTTTCCTCTGAGTTTTTGAATTTGGTTTTACACGATTTTCCTTGAAAATAcatttgagagagagaggggtaAATAACTTGCTTTCCCTGCCTTAAGTTGTTTACATTTTTCCAGTCGGGAGTTTACACACAGAGTAAAATCGGTATCAATGGCTAAATTTACTTCACAAGAAGTTAAAGCTCTTCAAGAAGGGGGAAATCAGGTATATATAAGTTCTCCACCTTTCTTCAGTTTGTTGGTCACCTCAGTTATCTATGTGATGTTCTTTACATTTATGACAcaactttttaacttttttcatCCTGAACTTATATCTGTGTTTTTTATGCAGCGTGCAAAGGAAGTTTTGCTTAAAGAATGGGATCCACAGCGTCAATCTTTCCCTGACAGCAGGTTATTGCTGCTTATATTATGTTCAGTTATGTGTATTAATGATTGCTACATTtctaatcttttaattttctgccAGTAATGTTGAGAGGCTTCGAAATTTCATCAAGCATGTTTATGTGGATAGAAGATACACTGGTGAAAGGAACTATGACAAGCCCCCAAGGGTGAAGATGGTATGATGCCCCTGCCTCTCATCTGATTCTGTGGACATATTAACTGTCATCCTGTGCCtttctcccccccccccccccccaaaaaaaaatgtggtgTTTTTGAAAGGAACTCGAGATAAATTTCACAAGTTAGTTTTCAGAGTTGCAATGACTGGtctccttttttattattttatttattaaataattgtgtaTCATGCAGGGTGACAAAGAAGACTCCTATGACATAAGGAGAGATACATATCAGGGAGGATCTCGAAGCCCGCCATATGAAGATACATATGAACGTCGTTATAATGAACAGTCAAGTCCTGGTGGAAGAAGTGATGATAAGAATTCAAGATATGGATATGATGAAAGAAGTCCTGGAAATGAGCAAGAAAATAGACAGTTTGGTGATTACAGAAGGACTAGTCCTACTCGTCCTGAGGTCATCAATGATTGGCGTAGAGATGATAGATTTGGAAATGGCCGAAAATTTGAAGATCGCAGAATATCTGATGGAGATTCAAAGCTGGAAGGCAGGTCACCTGAGCAGCCGAAAGATCCGGAGTCATCCAGCCCCCCCGTGGTTCGGCCAGTTAGGGAAATCTTGGGTGACAATGTATTGCCTCTTCGTATAAGCGAGCCTCCAAAAGCTAATGGTGTAAGAGTTGCTGATGGCTCTACAAACACGCAGGTAGGGGTTTTGTCAATTAAACTGCatgcattttcatattttaattaccTGAGGTCcctaaaatttttcttcttgtttccCCTCCAATACATTGACTGTAATATGCTTGAAGATCTGCATTTGCTGAAAGGTAGGCTGTATTGTTAAGAGTGATCCCACAAGTTTTTAGGTATTTGTGTGGAAACATCAATATGAGCCTATCAATATGTCAAATTAGAACCTTTTCTATTTTAAGTCGTCTAGGTTACTCTCTAGTGTTTTGCACTCTTGAATCTTTTTGGAAAGTCTACATAATTGGcttcttcttttctctcttttccataaatttgttcaaattattttattggttttttCCTAATTAAACTGGAATTTCTGAATCCTTCCAGTATACTTTCATGATCTTAGCAAAATCACAACTTAGTGGTATACAGAATAGATGTTTCAGTTTCTCATAGCATTGTGGTCAATGTTCGTTGCCATCTTATGGCAATTCATATTTTGACCatattttaactatttatattCCAGCCATAACGTGTAGTGGCATGTATTATAATTTGCATTTAGTCACAAGTAATGTATTGTGATCCCATTTATCTTGATTCACCACCCTTCTACAACAATCAGCTTGAGCTCTCCtctttccccccccccccgccgcccaccccacaaaaaaaaatcctgtGATTAGATCGAGTTGCCCTAATTATTGGATATGtttttgttcaaattaattctttatgCCCCCCTCTCTTGTATTTAATTTCAGTACAACTTAATCATATTATGGGCCCATTTGGtattgaggtgctgtagcttaaaagttgCAGCggctgtgaaaaaaaagttgtaactatgaaataaaagttaatagtctattgtaaataattattttgacaaaattagtaaagatataatagatttttttattatacaagtgtaaaatcaatcaatttagCTTCCAAGTTATAggagttagtgtttaccaaacattttagtgttgtagcttaaaagctgcAACTGCCCAACCCAATCCCAAATAGAACTTATCTTTGTTTCATTACATGTTTGAAGATTcacatattttattgtttaactTTTCTGTTCAAAGATTGCTGCTCTAGCTATCTGCATAAACAGTCATATAaagattgtttttctttcttttcctatcttccattgaaaaatgaaaagaaagtgACACGGACTTACAGTATCATTGGCTCTAATTGCAGAGAACTGCTTCTTCTGGTAACTTGGGATCCGCTAATGAGAATCAAGCAGAAGTCAAATTGGAGACTACTGGGAGTTTAATTGATTTCGATGCTGATCCTAAACCTTCTCCTGCAGTAGCACAAGCACAGCAGAAAACTGTAGCACAATCTGTTGTGCAGCCAGCGAGTTCTGCCAATGACAACAATTGGGCCTCTTTTGATTTAGCCCCCCAGGTCAAAGTCTCACAAACTTCTTCCAATTTGAATACCTTGGAAACTGTTTTTTCTCAGCTGTCAGTGCCAGCATCCGTACCAGGTCAAGTATCAGGCATACCCATTGGTGCAGGTGCTCCAGTAATTGCACCTGCAACCAATGTGAATGTATTACCAGGAGGTGGTTCGCCTGTTGCATCTGTGGGGCACACACCTTTTTCAGTCTTCAGTGCTGCTGCCCCTGCAGCTCCAGCAGTGAGTGGTTTTGCTACTTTTCCTTCTGCAAATGCTCCTGCACCTGCCCCAGGAGTTACCCCTTTACTGCCTGTTTCTGTCAATGCTGGTAATTCCTTTAGCATGCAGCATCAACCTCCTTTATTTCCTACTGCTGGTGGTCAGTTCATTGCATCACAATTTACACCACCAGTTGCCGGATCTTCAAATAATCAGGTAGTCTTTATATTGTGTTATTCTCAAGTCCCTTATGATTTCTTTGTTATAATTACAACTTTGTTAAAGCATGTGGCATCCTGGCCATCTTTGGCATTGGCAGCAATGGAATACTTCACTTGCTCAAAATGCGCAAGGGCCACCAGCTGCACAGCCAGCTCAGTCAGTCCCAAAACCTGCTCTGGAGTCTGCTTCTGGTGGTCTTTCACAACCTTCACCTGTGGAAGTAAAATCAACAGGAAGAACAGCACTGCCTGaggtgatttttatttttaagtcttACCCAAAATATAATTGCTTTACGCATGCGTCGtgtatttatagaaaatcGCGGTTTCACTGCAGGATCTATTTACGGCAAATTATTCATCCTTTCCTGCATCTGTTCCTGGGTGGCAAACTGTTCCACCTCATGGCATGGTCTACGCTATGCAATATAATACTGCTGCGGTAcctttgaatttaaaaaataataatacttataaCTACTTGACAAGTAACTTATAATTGTGTATATGACCTTGCAGCCTATGCCAAATTTTGTTCACTCTAAGTCGACAACAAATCCATTTGATGTCAACAATGATTCACATCCTGTTCAAGCCCAAACAGTATGTTATCTGTCTGATTTCATTCGTTGCTGTTGTCTTTGTCATTCTTACATAGATTAAAGTGTTCTGCAACAAAATTATGCAAAAAGGAAGCTGAAAGTGtcacaatattatttttgcatattCATAGGGAACTcagatattgttttattgatcCAGCAATAATAGAAACTAAAGTTATTACTATATCTTTCTTATAATGCTTCATTTCTTGAACTTGTGGAAAAGGGTAGCGTGAGCCATGAATTTATGCTgatattaaatttagtttagatttattataaaattaacttttaaatctttatttattatcctCACACTTGGATATAGCGAGGAGTGCTTAATTTGGCATGTTGGCTGTAGTTGaagtaaaatgaaagtaatggGTTGGGTGATAGATTTGTTGAAGTTGATAAAGGACACATGCCTCTCCcttcttttagattttcaaatctttaagcaatataataaattaacaaaattgtttTATGGTTGAGTGCTGCAGTTTCCTTCCATGGCATCCTTACAAGGTGCTTTACAAAATGTGTCACATCCTCCGGGCTTATTGCGCACTTCGAGCCTTACTCCCTCTCCGGCATGGATGCCACCCCAGGCATCACCTTATCCATCAGCAATGCCTTCCCAGATGCCAACTTATGCAGCAGCTATACCTTCTCAGATGCCAACTCATGCACCAGCAATGCCGCCAAGTAAAATCATGTTTTGTTAAGAGTGCTTGCCCAATGTCTTGCTACCATGTCTATGctgtattttttcttttattgtgcTAATTTCTGCTTAAAAAATTGCAGGGCCATATTTGGGGCCACAAGTACCAAGTAACGTGCCACCTTCTGggtaattattttgattgtcACAGCTAAATATGTGTTAATGtgttttaagatttatttGCTACCCCATAGGATAAGATTGAATGTGATCGAAAAGGCTGAATAAATGAACTGCTgagaatgataaaaatttttaaaatagtcaTCGGGATTGAAAGTTATAAATCCCAAATGCAGGAGgtccaacttttttttttttaatcccagttaaattgtttttataatttttggcAGACTAGAAATGTAAACTTTGAAGTTTGAACGTGTATTCAGACTTTTAGACAAACCTTTACAGGCATCAAGGAATGGGAGGGCTTGGCAGTGAGGGGGCCTCGTTTGGCTTCATGAATCCTGATCCACAGTTAGCGGGTAGATTGTCAGCCTCTGCTACTCCGCAGGCTTTCACTTCTGTTGGAGGAAACCCATTtggataaataaaaagaacaaagcACCAATGACTGTCTTAGTGTAAGCATCTCCTTGTTGCTACCTGTCGAATTGCTGGGTGGAAAGTTTTGGTTCCTTTATTGTAGTTAGATGAGATGATCCCAACCAAAAGGAAGAATTTTCATGTTCATCCCCAAGGTAGGGGCTAAATGTCCATATTGCCCATAGAAATTTAGATTGATGCTGTAAGAAAGAGGCATGAAGGGGAAGGGAGAAATTAGAGAGAATATGGGTTATTTAAAAGGGGTGGTGCCGAAGTCTTCATGGAGATTTaggttattatttttatgcagTATGTTGtctattgttgtatttttaatgttgaatTGAGTGGTATGTGTGCTGCTGCTGCACCCTACAAGTTGTATcgtttcttattttttctttttttggtatGATTTTGCCATCTGTTCATTATTGTGGTGAGCTTTTTGAGTCTGTGAAAAGTTTATATAGATCACTTGTCAAGTTGTCATAGTTAATGAAAGTTTGTAattctaatattattgaagATTGAGATAGCTTTTGAAAGTAGTGTTCGATTCTTGGCTTCTTGCGTTCATTCCAGTGATTCCAGTACTTCGTTCGCGCCACTTGTCTTTCAAAGCGACTAACACGGTGTGTTTCGGCTTTTTCTTGTTTGGGCCGGGAAGGCTTGAATTGAACTTTGGCATATCGCTACCAtcgataattttttattttcacctttatttttagggttagGCTGAACTCCGTATGACAAAAACCCAATAAATTTGCCTTCTATTTGTTGCCTAAATATAATGAGAACCAATGTTGCCTCATCTATAGTTTTGTATTATGGGGTAGGTATTGGTTGCTTCAACAGGTAAAATCTCTTGGGGTAGAACGAAGAGGATGTATAATGGAGCTCGAACGcttaagaaataaatggaCTCATAATGTTGTAGATGATTTATTGCATTAATGCATATAAGTTATTAGTTATATTGATTtccttttaatattatttttaactaatgaGAAGTCAAATACTAGATTTTACATAGTTTCACTGAAAAAATGCTACGGAAAAAGTAATATGGTGGTACAAATTGCAAATATACAAGAGTTGCAAACAGGTGAAACCTAGATAAGTAGACGATAATTTAtcgaaataaaataagtatcaCTAAGAGTTAAACGGTATGGTTGTAAGAGTTGGCAGTTACCTCCAAAAATTGCTTTGTCAACAGACGTCGAAGATACTAAGTTTATATCATATACAAGTTCCAAGGTCCGATTTTGCAATGAGGAAAccaaacaaaagttaaaaaaaataaaaataaaaataaaatgaatgcCCTTTTGGAAGACACCCGTAAGGTTATTGAAACGATATATATGATATTTCCTTGATTCCatatttacaaacaaattTCCATTTCCCAATTAATCGGACCAATTGGTCTTTTCCTATATTCTCCTTGGGCTGAGCACAGATcgaatattttgttttttttatggaaTCATTAAAGAATCTGATCAGAACATAGTGGCGCTGTAATGCTCTTGGCCTACATCTTTTAAATCATCTGGCtattctctttttgttttttggcaTCTGTAAAAGCTTTAAATACCCCATGTGCATAGCAGATGAACGGAGCAATTCAATTggaaaagaatttcaagacACTTCTAGCCTCTCAATCATACAGGTTCAGCAGCTCGGCTGCTCTTCAATATGACTGGAGCCACCAGCATCCACACtgcaaaaagataaaataattagtcCAATATTACACAAAAGCCATTAGCCACGATCACAAGTTGATTAATTTCAGGTTAAATATGGCTATAGTAAAAATACTTACGATATACACAGACTGCCAGCCATTCATTCACTATCCTCACCCAAGTACTCGTCCAACCCACATCAATTGTCCACCTGCAGAAGAGCAAGCGCAATCACACATCGCTTTTTAGCCGTTCTCAATCATTATGTACCATTTTCTACAATCTACGTCATATGGAAACTCTTCCTAGTTTGATGAAATATGAATCCACAAAAATTGGAATCGGTGGCGTCCTTGAGGATGCCAATAAATGCAGGGGGACATACTTTCTAATAGTGTGATGAGTATTCCAGCCTATGAGTAGCATTGCAAAGTACATTGCTCCAGTGGCAAAAACGAAATGGAAGAAGCCATAACCATATGGAACATCATCTTCTGCCGGCGACTCACTCTTCCTTAACTGCAGTGTGTTGTTGGACTTAAATTTATGGAAAATGACGATAACCAATTGAAAAGTTGTGTGGACTCTGGGGACATACCTGGAAGCATTGGGAATCAATGCCTGTAGAAAAGGTTGCGATAACAATTGCAAGCAGTGCAACAACAAAGCTCTGTCAACACATAAAAGTCCCCATTAcaaagggtaaaaaaaaatcggtTATTTGAGAGAAGAACATTTGTTGAATCATGGCACACAAGAGCTGGTTAATGTTCAATGTTATTCCCAACATATTTTTGAATCATATCAAAAGAAGAAACTTCTACAAAATATTCTCAGAATTATTTCTTAGATTATACATGAACTTTATTGGACCTTCTACTGTTTATATACATAACAAAAGATGATACTCATgggatgaatttgaaaattttggatGAAATGCAGACTGGTGTTGATATTGATGACTCTCAAGATAGCTAAGACTTTTGAAACACATCCAACAGTTCAAGCGACACAAACATGATCAAAATCATGGGACCTGAGAGCTTCCCATTTTAAAGAGCCGGATACCAGTTAGGTTTATATAACTTGATGAGAGATTTTTGAAAGATAATGAGTATTACTATAATAGTAAGCCAGTCTGTTTTGTTTGAAGCTTCTGCCTTCCTGTTGCAAGTTTCCCCTGCTGGTTCACTACAAAAACAAGAATGGAACAAAgttgattttaagaaaataaaaaatgctgAGATGAAGCAATATATATAAACAGCATTCATTGATTCATTGAAAGCAAGTTCCTCCTGTTCGTAACAAACTAATGTCTGAtcaaataagtttttattgaACCATTCATGGATGAATTTAAATCCCATTTGAAAGACTTGCTATGTTTAAGCACTTGTATAAATGAAGCATGGTTTGCCGGGTATTTCCTTTTGGTGCAGGTCTCTTCAGGATGGTGGGTCAAGCAAGGATGCTATGTGTAACAAGTAATCAGTAAAATTCATTACAGCAAGTCAGTAAAAGCTTCAAAACTATACCTTCTAATGGCACACCAGCAGAGAAATATGATATAAAGCCCCATAAGCCCCGGAGCCAAGAAGCCTGAATTTATCTGTTTCAGAGAGAAATAAGCAACTTAACTTCTTATTCATATTAGCACGTGAATGAACTGAAGGAAGAGGGCTTACTTTTGGGTGAAGAGAAACACTCGTCATGAGTTGGAGGAGCACCAAAGtccatgtaataaaaaatatgttaaggAGGCAAGTAGGATCTGGCGTATACCAAATGTACATCATAATGATCCCCACTATGCATATAATATATGCAACTGTTGCAATTAGCATCACATGGATGTGGCTgcagttcaatttttttttttggggtcaGTATTGGGGGTCAGTATTGACAACCAAGTAATCAATATCAGACAGTctataaatgaaatttctgTCCTT encodes:
- the LOC102619205 gene encoding uncharacterized protein LOC102619205, with translation MESGTGAGIQRRAIFKEDSWFSQFRNGSNPWMARYVYALIFLVANLLAWVVRDYSSAALTEMEKLKNCQGGHHCLGAQGVLRVSLGCFVFYIIMFLLTAGTSKLHGTRDLWHSGWWSAKIVLWIALTIIPFLLPSSFIQLYGEIAHFGAGVFLLIQLISVISFITWLNDCCLSEKNAERCHIHVMLIATVAYIICIVGIIMMYIWYTPDPTCLLNIFFITWTLVLLQLMTSVSLHPKINSGFLAPGLMGLYIIFLCWCAIRSEPAGETCNRKAEASNKTDWLTIISFVVALLAIVIATFSTGIDSQCFQLRKSESPAEDDVPYGYGFFHFVFATGAMYFAMLLIGWNTHHTIRKWTIDVGWTSTWVRIVNEWLAVCVYLWMLVAPVILKSSRAAEPV
- the LOC102619697 gene encoding probable ADP-ribosylation factor GTPase-activating protein AGD14 isoform X3, whose amino-acid sequence is MANRLKEDEKNERIIRGLLKLQDNRRCINCNSLGTQYVCTNFWTFVCTNCSGIHREFTHRVKSVSMAKFTSQEVKALQEGGNQRAKEVLLKEWDPQRQSFPDSSNVERLRNFIKHVYVDRRYTGERNYDKPPRVKMGDKEDSYDIRRDTYQGGSRSPPYEDTYERRYNEQSSPGGRSDDKNSRYGYDERSPGNEQENRQFGDYRRTSPTRPEVINDWRRDDRFGNGRKFEDRRISDGDSKLEGRSPEQPKDPESSSPPVVRPVREILGDNVLPLRISEPPKANGVRVADGSTNTQRTASSGNLGSANENQAEVKLETTGSLIDFDADPKPSPAVAQAQQKTVAQSVVQPASSANDNNWASFDLAPQVKVSQTSSNLNTLETVFSQLSVPASVPGQVSGIPIGAGAPVIAPATNVNVLPGGGSPVASVGHTPFSVFSAAAPAAPAVSGFATFPSANAPAPAPGVTPLLPVSVNAGNSFSMQHQPPLFPTAGGQFIASQFTPPVAGSSNNQQWNTSLAQNAQGPPAAQPAQSVPKPALESASGGLSQPSPVEVKSTGRTALPEDLFTANYSSFPASVPGWQTVPPHGMVYAMQYNTAAPMPNFVHSKSTTNPFDVNNDSHPVQAQTFPSMASLQGALQNVSHPPGLLRTSSLTPSPAWMPPQASPYPSAMPSQMPTYAAAIPSQMPTHAPAMPPRPYLGPQVPSNVPPSGLEM
- the LOC102619697 gene encoding probable ADP-ribosylation factor GTPase-activating protein AGD14 isoform X1, yielding MANRLKEDEKNERIIRGLLKLQDNRRCINCNSLGTQYVCTNFWTFVCTNCSGIHREFTHRVKSVSMAKFTSQEVKALQEGGNQRAKEVLLKEWDPQRQSFPDSSNVERLRNFIKHVYVDRRYTGERNYDKPPRVKMGDKEDSYDIRRDTYQGGSRSPPYEDTYERRYNEQSSPGGRSDDKNSRYGYDERSPGNEQENRQFGDYRRTSPTRPEVINDWRRDDRFGNGRKFEDRRISDGDSKLEGRSPEQPKDPESSSPPVVRPVREILGDNVLPLRISEPPKANGVRVADGSTNTQRTASSGNLGSANENQAEVKLETTGSLIDFDADPKPSPAVAQAQQKTVAQSVVQPASSANDNNWASFDLAPQVKVSQTSSNLNTLETVFSQLSVPASVPGQVSGIPIGAGAPVIAPATNVNVLPGGGSPVASVGHTPFSVFSAAAPAAPAVSGFATFPSANAPAPAPGVTPLLPVSVNAGNSFSMQHQPPLFPTAGGQFIASQFTPPVAGSSNNQQWNTSLAQNAQGPPAAQPAQSVPKPALESASGGLSQPSPVEVKSTGRTALPEDLFTANYSSFPASVPGWQTVPPHGMVYAMQYNTAAPMPNFVHSKSTTNPFDVNNDSHPVQAQTFPSMASLQGALQNVSHPPGLLRTSSLTPSPAWMPPQASPYPSAMPSQMPTYAAAIPSQMPTHAPAMPPRPYLGPQVPSNVPPSGHQGMGGLGSEGASFGFMNPDPQLAGRLSASATPQAFTSVGGNPFG
- the LOC102619697 gene encoding probable ADP-ribosylation factor GTPase-activating protein AGD14 isoform X2, coding for MANRLKEDEKNERIIRGLLKLQDNRRCINCNSLGTQYVCTNFWTFVCTNCSGIHREFTHRVKSVSMAKFTSQEVKALQEGGNQRAKEVLLKEWDPQRQSFPDSSNVERLRNFIKHVYVDRRYTGERNYDKPPRVKMGDKEDSYDIRRDTYQGGSRSPPYEDTYERRYNEQSSPGGRSDDKNSRYGYDERSPGNEQENRQFGDYRRTSPTRPEVINDWRRDDRFGNGRKFEDRRISDGDSKLEGRSPEQPKDPESSSPPVVRPVREILGDNVLPLRISEPPKANGVRVADGSTNTQRTASSGNLGSANENQAEVKLETTGSLIDFDADPKPSPAVAQAQQKTVAQSVVQPASSANDNNWASFDLAPQVKVSQTSSNLNTLETVFSQLSVPASVPGQVSGIPIGAGAPVIAPATNVNVLPGGGSPVASVGHTPFSVFSAAAPAAPAVSGFATFPSANAPAPAPGVTPLLPVSVNAGNSFSMQHQPPLFPTAGGQFIASQFTPPVAGSSNNQQWNTSLAQNAQGPPAAQPAQSVPKPALESASGGLSQPSPVEVKSTGRTALPEDLFTANYSSFPASVPGWQTVPPHGMPMPNFVHSKSTTNPFDVNNDSHPVQAQTFPSMASLQGALQNVSHPPGLLRTSSLTPSPAWMPPQASPYPSAMPSQMPTYAAAIPSQMPTHAPAMPPRPYLGPQVPSNVPPSGHQGMGGLGSEGASFGFMNPDPQLAGRLSASATPQAFTSVGGNPFG